Proteins co-encoded in one Nicotiana sylvestris chromosome 7, ASM39365v2, whole genome shotgun sequence genomic window:
- the LOC104223042 gene encoding uncharacterized protein, translating into MTRKFLDKYFSSAKIGKFRSEIHNFYQKATETNFETWERFKEIVIKCQHRGIELWMQHQDFWDSLTPTSHRILSNATRGPLMNKTLEEIVKILDELSEDANQWPSKSAERRRSTSDHQVDANTSVQVQLDDMAKEIRNLTLATIQSEPHAGGDICRRGHPTHTCQASTEEVNTMGNYNFNKIGQKHLDLSWSSPRGIANAWQQNNLKFQGQGDPDFTNQSRQQFQPQQPNQPSLEDLTKAFIVKTDEIFEVQGESIQNIEKQVGHIATI; encoded by the coding sequence ATGACCAGAAAATTTCTTGATAAATATTTCTCATCAGCTAAGATAGGAAAGTTTAGAAGTGAAATCCATAACTTCTACCAGAAAGCGACTGAAACTAATTTTGAAACATGGGAGAGGTTTAAGGAGATAGTCATAAAGTGTCAACATAGAGGAATTGAACTTTGGATGCAACACCAGGACTTTTGGGATAGTTTGACACCGACCTCACATAGAATATTGAGCAATGCAACTAGAGGCCCGCTGATGAATAAGACTCTAGAGGAGATAGTTAAAATTCTCGATGAGTTATCTGAAGATGCAAATCAGTGGCCCTCTAAGAGTGCCGAAAGAAGAAGATCAACTAGTGATCACCAAGTTGATGCTAATACATCTGTGCAGGTACAACTTGATGATATGGCTAAAGAAATACGAAATCTTACCTTAGCTACAATACAGAGTGAGCCTCATGCAGGGGGTGATATTTGTAGAAGAGGACACCCTACTCATACGTGTCAAGCCTCAACTGAGGAAGTGAATACCATGGGAAAttacaattttaataaaatcGGTCAGAAACACCTCGATCTTTCATGGAGTTCACCTAGGGGTATCGCAAATGCATGGCAACAAAACAATCTCAAATTTCAGGGACAAGGAGATCCTGATTTTACGAATCAGTCGAGGCAGCAGTTTCAGCCTCAACAACCCAATCAGCCTAGTCTTGAAGATCTTACGAAGGCCTTCATTGTGAAAACTGATGAAATATTTGAAGTACAAGGGGAATCAATTCAAAATATAGAGAAGCAAGTGGGACATATTGCAACAATATAA